The DNA window CTTTTTTTAAAGTACGCCAAATACCATAACCATCGCGGCGATATTGAATTGTATAACGTAATTCATCACCATTGGGATCTTCAGCGGACCACCGTATCGTAATAATTCCTGGCTCTTCAATTTGTCGTGCGCGAATTGGAGTTGCAGAATTCTCTGGGTCATCACGTTTATCATTAGTGTGCTTATCCATTAAACTGACGGTTTTGCTTTTAGGCGCTTCTTGCGGCAAAGAATAAAATGCAATTCCCTTATCAAGAGCAATTACTTCACGTACAAAAGGAGCTAAATTTTGCCTTAAATAAGCTAAACGCACGCGATGCACGGTTGGTGTGAATTTGCTAGTGCTATTAAGAGTTAAGCGTAACTGCACAAAACGACCCTTAGGTATAGTGGGTACAACATTGAAAGGTGCTGCAATTTCACTTGACCAGTCAGACCAACTATTATCAGTTTCAGAGGTTTGACCACTACGTGCAGCGATAGATATTTTAGTGCCACGCGGCCACTCACCAAAAACTTGCACAATACCAAAACTCGAATTTACTCCAGCATCAAAAGCCAAAGTATAAAATTCACCCTTTGGTGCATAACCATTAGCAAGCTCAGTTATACGACCACCAGCCGCAGCTATTGCTGCTATTGCTCCGCTTTTCGTTGATGCCAAATGGGTAATACGTCGTGATGGCGATTGATACAGCATTGCGATAACGCGTTTTTTATGATCGACACTATAAATACGTCCCCTTGGTTCTTCTCGTCCGGTAGCACCCGTAGCAACAAGAATTTGTTTTTTATCATTGATCGCTAAAGCAAATATCGCTTCATCACTAGAGCCAGCTAAAGTCTCAACCGCACCGTCCATGGCAATACGCACCAATTGTGAACGCACGTTTGCCGATTTACCTTTATTGTTTTTTCCTGAGGCAAGATCAGCATGTGAATCTGCCAACTCTTGCGCACCGGTTACCCCAGCTGCAAAAGCATAATCATCATAAATGAGAATACTAGTAACTTCTGGATGACCAGTGTCGTATAAGGCACGAAATATATCACTACCTTTTTCAGCACGATAAACCACGCCTCGTTCACCACCACCAACAAATAAACCTAAACGACTATCATAAGCCAAGGCACGCAAATGTGATTGCTCTGGCTTAAATATTACTTCACCTTTGTTGCGTTTAATGATGCGTTCAACTGTACCGGGCTCGCCCGTAGCTGCGTATAGTGCGCCACCTGGACCTTTTACTAATGACCAAATATAGGTGGCATCCGATTTGTAATATAGTTCACTCTTACCATCTTTAGTGATTTTATAAATTCTTGCCGGGGAACCCGTAGCTACAAATAAACCTTCATCTGTTGAAAGCAGCGCCGATACCATAGTCTCAGTAGCTTTAAAAAGCTTGCGACTTTTGCCAGCTTTGTTGATTGCTAGTACTTGTGCATCATCTGCAAGAGCTACAATGATTTCATCGCCAAATACTGCTGCCGCACTATAAACTGCCTCAACATCGCTGTATAATTCTTTAGTAGGTGGTGGCAGGGCAACAGCGCCATCTTCAGTAACTGTTGTTGATTGTGGATTGCCATCAAGAAAATGACCAAAACCTTCAAGGTCATAAAAGCGCGTATTTTCTGCGTATACGTTATAGCTAATGCTACTAATAATTATCAGCAAAAAAATCGATGGTATAAACCTAAGACCAACATGCCGTAACGACATAATTAACCTCTCTTAAGTAACAATTACTTATAACTAATATATCAAAGATTTTTATTGATTTTCATTTTCGATCTTGAATCTCAATTTTTACTTGCGCTATTCCTGAAACTGTACCTAAGCGCGCACGTTTATCTTCCCAAGCAAGACCACGATCTCTGCGATTTATCTTCTGCGCACCTGACATTGTTGCAACAATTGATGGCGGTAAAAATGGCAACATATCAACACGTGAATGCAATCCTGCGCCAGCACGCGTAACTAATAAGTACAAATTACCATCTGCACGACGCTGTGAAAGCCCTTTAATAATGTCTGACAAATTTTCGGGTTTTGCATCGCCAGCAAGTTTGGTTAACACTCTGTTAACTTCTGTGGCACCAGCAGCGATTATTTCAATCTCTTCGTTAGCCCAGTTATTAGGTATAGTTATTTCAAAGAGCTCCTGACTTATACCACTACCTTTTTTATACAAACGCACAATAACCTTAAGTTGGTCTCCTGGCCTAATAAACGAACGATCTAAATGAATTGATTCAACTGATTCTTCAACTGGATCGGTAACAAATTCAGCCTGAACATTAAGGCTAATTTTTGGTGGCTTATTAAATGGTGAATTCCATATCAAATCAAAAGCTTGGGCAACATCAATTGCTGGATAAACCATAAGATTCATGTCATGTTCTGATGAATAAATATCATTAATTGCTAAAGATTCGTGCCCGGCTATAGCAATATTAGCATTAAGTTTTAAAATGCCACGTCTGCTGGCTTCAATACGACCAGCAAAACAATTTGCTAAGGCCATTGCCATTAAGCGTGGTGATAAACCTTGATCGCGAGCAACCTCAAAAGAAAATGGTTTATTACCCCCAGGCGTTATAATTTGCCCATTTACTTTTATCATATCTGCCTGGCGACCTAAGTAACCACCAATACCGGTTAAGCGATCTTGAGTTACTTCACCAATTACGGCACCAGTTGTAGACATTTTAAATGAGCGCATAGTCGAAGCCATGGTGTTGATGATCTCAGCATTAGCCATTGGCAATGAAACAGCCCCGGCACCAAAAAATGGATGGCCAAAAGCCAATACTTGCTTACCCTCAACACTAGTAACCGTACCAGTCGCAGCTATTTCAACATCGCCACGAACTAATACAGCAGCAACTGCAGAACCAGGCTTTAGCTGATAAGGTTTTGCTAAGCGGCTAGAACTACCGGCCGCCATCGGCATAAAACCATTAGCCTCTAACCAGGGCGAAAAATGACGCAATAATTCTGGCGTAAAACCACTTATTGATAATGGCGTCGCAATTGGCGCCATACTGCTATTTATATTATTAACTTCACTGTTTTTATTAGGAGTATCACCATGCCGTAATGCTCGCCAGTCGGTCATACTCTCATTATGGCTTATACGCCATGGACGCGACTCTTGCGGTAGCTGCATTATTTTATGCATGCTGGCAATCGGCGTAATGCCCGCGATAGGTTCTTTGGCAAACTGCGCAAAAGCATAAGCTAATGCCCCAACTAAGCGACCATTGATCAAGCATGGGCTGCCACTCATGCCTGAAACGACACCAGTAAATTCTGCCTTTTCACCGTTTAACCGAATAACCACAACATCTTGGCCGGGACCTAAAAAGTTGGGCATTAACCCGCGCACCGTAAAAGGCATGGGTTCAACTTTATGACCTTGAAAAACCGTTAAACATTCACCAGTTGCCCCTGGTTGAATGTCACTTACCGCTATGGTCGGCGGTAGTGCGAGCAGCAATGAAAAAAATACAGATATCATCAAGATAATTTTACTCGCTTACGCATAAACAGCCAGCTTTATGCAAAAGGTAAATGCATATTGGCTACCACCTCATAAATTCGCAAATGGTGGCCAATAACAACGTTTGTTTATTATTTTGCACATTATGACAATTTGCGGCAAGTAATCCCCGCACGTTTGCCTGAAGCTGCTTTATTGATAAAAGTTTTCTCAGGAACTCCCCAAGCCCAACTTGCATAATTACCTGCAACATTTAAACCACCATCATTATTTTCAAAATTTGGTTTTTGTGTGACTTTTATAAGTGGTTCTTAATGAATATTTTTATGATCGTCGAGGTAAGTAAAATTTAAAAAGCACGATAATTTAGAATTTTAACTAGTTATCAGGGGGTGTCCCTAAATGTTGGACTTAAGAAATTCATGAAAGCCTCGTAAACGATGGCTGCGCGCTTAAGCAAAATCATGCAAAAGGCTTGCTTGTGGCAAGTTGCAGGCAGGATTTCTGCGAGCAAGCGGTCGTAAGTAGCGGATTTCGTGAAGATCGACGGGAGACATTTAGGGACACCCCCTATATTATCCTTAATGATTTTTTCGATATTCGCTAATAGTTGCGCGCGCCTTTGGCGCGTCTTTATGTCCTGGATCAAGTTTAACAAAACGCTCAAAAGCTGCAACCGCCTTTTTCTCGTCGCCAGATATATTATACGCCATACCTAAAAGCCAATATGAGCGCGCCTCATCAGGAGCTGCGGCTATAGCTTTTTTTAATTCTTTAATGGCTGCCTCTGTTTGTTGTTTAAATAAATATTTGCGTGCAAGTGTGTAGTGCTGATCGGCAACTGGATTAATATTTTTTACTTTTGCTACACGTAACTCAGGTTTAGCTGATGTCGTATTTGTTGTTGCGGCAGGTTTAGTTGCGCTTGTTGTTGTATTGCTAGCTATCGAAGTATTGTTTGTGGCTAATGAATTTGATGGCTTTTCAAAATTTTTAGAGTCAGCTTGTAGCTTAGATGTTTTACTTTTGCCATTTTCTTTGGTCTTAGCATTTGCAAGTACTGCTGTTTTATTTGCTGCTGCAAAATGTTCTAAAACTCCACGCGACGTAGTCTTTGCTTTTGTTATTTCCTCATGTGGTGTCTTTGGCGTTGCAGCTTTACTTATCACCTTAGCGATTTCATGATGTTCAGTTTTTTCTCGCTTGGCTCGCCGTTCATGCTTTAATCGCTGCTTTTCGCGTTCAGGCAAAGCTACCGGAACTGGTTCTAAATCTAAGTCTAATATTGATTGAGATAATGTTGTTTCAGGTCTTGGTTTTCGTACTAACTCGGTGACGGTAATTTTATTGATAGGTATAAAAGCACCAAACCGAGAGGTAAAATAAAGATATAACGCAGTAGATATAACTAATAGTATTAAACCTAAAAATATCCAACGACCATAGTGTTTTTGGCGTAAGATTATTTCGGTATTTTCTGTCTGATTTTGCATGCGCAATTTTGCGGCAGCAGCTAATTGAGACTGCTGGCGTTTGCGTTTTGAAGCTGTTGCTATAGCAAGCGCATCGCTATTATTATTGCGCATACTAGCAACTACCGGTGGCACCCAAACTGCCGCTGGTTCTGCCTTAGCTGTTGCCAAGGTATTATTTGCCAACGTCACTTGACCAATTGAAGGTGCCTCGTCATTGGCATTATGGTGCTTAATACGTATCGCAGGTTCAGCGGGTTTGCTCGTTGAATTACTATTTAATGTTGCTGCTTCTGGTGATCCAATATTGTGAACATTGCCATTAGCATCAATTGAGAATTTCTGATTACAGCTATCACAAATAGTATAGTCATTTTCACCTGCAGCTGAGCTTAAGCTGGTAAATAATGTTTTACGACAATTTGGACAGGTTACTAACATCGCACTCAGATGATTGCTTTTTTAAATTTACTAAAATTGGCCTCTATTATTTTGTCTAATATTAGGACGTCTATCAATGAAATATACATAGTAATACTTTCACAAATCAGTCAATTTGTACATTGCGTAACCGTGCTGCGCTTTCTTCTGGTAAGGCAGGATTAATAAACATACCTGTCCCCAGTTCAAAACCAGCCAATCTGGTCAAACGGACCACTATAGAAATATACCAGTGACCATACTTAACATTAGCTTCTAAAGGCGATAATGAGCGAATTACATAATTATAATGGGGATTTCCCAGTGCAATATTAAGACGACGCAAGGTGCGGCGCAATATGCTAGCAAGAGAAGTCGTCTCTGCAACCGAAATGTCACCAAAATATGCACTATGGCGATGTGGAATGATCCAAATATGATATGGCGATAGAGCCGCATACGGAATTAAAACGACAAAATCTGAGGTCGCTTCAATAATGCGCGTACCTGAAGCAAGTTCTTGGCGAACACAGTGACAATACATGCATTCACCCAATTGCCCATACTGCCTAAGGGCTTCTTCAATGCGCACGCGAACCTGTCCAGGAATTACCGGAGTACCTACAATCTGTGAGTGCGGATGATCTATGGTCGAACCGGCTGTTTGTCCATGATTTTTAAAGGCTATTACATGGCTAATACGCGGGTCGGCATAAAAAGCACGCATACGATCAAGATACACACCTAAAATATCGCGGACATGCTCAACCGGCAATGATGCTACCATATCATTGTGATATGGACTTTCGATTATTACCTCATGCTGTCCAATGCCCGGCATAGAGCGTTCATAACTACAGCCGTTGCGATGCAAATCACCTTCTGCGGCTAAAGCAGGAAATAAATTTTTAACCGCACGAACTGACCAGCTTTTATTGTTACTAATGCGTATCGTTTCGGTGGGAGTAGCGGCATCATTTCCTAAACAAAAAGGACACGATTCTTCGTATTTTGACCCCATAGTGACCGTGGGGATTTGCATTTCTAGGTTATCTCGTTTGCCTCGCTTAGGCGCAATTATCACCCAGTCTCCAGTTATTAGGTTATAACGTAATTGTGGTTTTTCATCATCCATTTCATACCTCAATAATATTTATGCTTCTGGCACAATATTAATTCCCAAATCATTTTAATTTTAGCAAAAACCGGCGATTTGTAACACTCTTCTTGTTGTCTTTCCCCCCTAATTTGGGGCTATAACTTAAATGACAATATGGGCGTAGATGCCACAAGTGCCATTCTTGCAGCAATTGTCTCGATTACCGTGGCAATCGCAGTACTCGTACGTCGACCGCAACGTATATTATACCAATATTTTGCCACATTTACCCTCTCATTATTCTTTTGGCATGCTGCTGCCATTGCCTCAAGATTATCGCAATCTGATCTTTTTAACCTTAAATTGATAGCAGCTCTACTATTGCCACCCACTGCAGGCCTGTTCTTTCGAGAACTACTGCGTGAACCTCGCCGTAGCAACTCACGCCTACAACGCCTTATTTTCTTTTGTTCTGGCTTGTTAGCACTCATCGGCTTGTCACCACTAGCTGATGAACAACAACATTTGGGTATTGCTTTAATATATCGAACCTTCGCGACCACCTATGTCATTGGAATTTTAGCATTTATCCTCAATGGTCTATACAAACGCACCAAAACAGCAAGGGCTGACGAAAAAAAACGCCTACGTTTTTTATTTTATGGTGGCTTATTAACTTTAGTATTAGCCTGCGTTGGTCTATTTCAAGGCAGCGATGTCTTAACTGCTTTAGGCCATATTGCGGCAACTTTTTATGTCTATTTTCTTTATCAATCAATTTTAGCACGACGATTGGTAGACCTAGTTGAGTTATTGGGTAAGGCCGCAGTACTTGCAGTATTGACCTTGGTTTTAGCCAGTGTATATGCGCTGCTAGTACTTTGGGTAGGTACTCATCAACAAGGTTTATGGCTATTTAATACTTTAGTAGCGAGTTTTGTTATTCTTATTCTCTTTGATCAAGTTCGCGCTTGGGTCGAAGAAGGCACCGCCAAATTATTTTTTCGCCAACGCTACGAACTACGAATGTTATTGCGGCGTTTGATTCGGTCACTAAGAATTATAACTGAGTTGCCTGAAATGCGCTCTTTAGTACTCGATACTTTGCATGCTTCGGGTCGTGCCAGCCAATTAGCTTTATATATGCAAGTAGAAGGTGACGCCGCATATATGCTTTATGGTCACCGTGGCAAAATACCACCAGAATCTTTAAGTATGAGTCAACACCCAACTTTATTAAGTGAATTGCGCCGCGATAAAAAACCGGTGCTCATTGAAAATCTATTATCGCGTCAGCAAGATCTGCCAACTTTTTTTACCGCTGATGACCCAAGTTTGCAGCGCGAAATTGAGCGTACCAATGAAGCTATTGCGTTAATGCGCCAGCTACGCGCCAATGCCGTAATCCCCATGCTTATTGATGATCGCATTTTGGGCCTTTTATGTCTTGGTACTGAGCATATTTCCGAAGCCTACTCAACCGATGAATTAACTGCATTGCTTTCAGTTGCCGAAGCCTGCGCCATCATTATTGAGAATTCACAAGAATATGAAAAACGCCGTGAACGTGACCGACTTGTTGCTATTGGTGAAATGGCCGCTGGTATGGCTCATGAAATCCGTAACCCCTTAGGGGCAATAAAAGGTGCGGCACAGTGCCTTGAACCAACTGGCATATCAGTTGAAGCTCAAGATTTTATTAGTGTCATCATTGAAGAAGTCGACCGCTTAAATCGAGTAGTAAGCGCTTTTCTTGAATATGCACGTCCCTATCGAGGTAATCCCATTTCAGCAAATATAAACGAAATTATCAATGCTACGATAAAATTGTTAAATCGTGATGCGCTTCCTATCAACGCCAATATTGATCTTAAACTTGCTGAAGATTTACCTCCAGTACTGATCGACCCCGAACAACTTAAACAAGTGTTAATCAACTTAATACAAAATGCCATCCAAGCTACGACTACAAATGGGACGGTTACGATTAGCACTCTCATTAGTCTTGCTAGAGTCACTAACTTTAAATCTGGCTCTTTGCGTTTTACTGATCGCTCCCAGGTGTTAATTCGTGTACGCGATAACGGCCCTGGTATTAAACCAGACGATTTGCCACGTGTTTTTGTGCCATTTTTTACAACAAAATCTTCAGGCACTGGTCTTGGTTTAGCAATATGTCAACGTATTATCGAAAATGGCGGTGGTCGCATCGAAGTCCACTCTACTCTTGGCAAAGGCGCAACTTTCACCATACGTTTGCCAGCAGCCAATTCAAATCTTAGCTAACCATTGTTTACGTTCAGTTGCAGAAAAATGCTCTATCGCATACCTTAAAGCTGTGCGTGGCATTTGGGTTAAATTTTGTTGTAAAAAGTCGCGCAATAATTCTTTGTCGATGCGTTTACCTACTTCGCGCAGCATCCAGCCTACGGCTTTATGAATTAAATCATGTTTGTCATTAAGTAAAAGTTTTGCCAATTTAAAAGTATCACTAGCGTCTTGTGCACGTATAAAAGCAAAAGTTGCAACGATAGCAATACGCCTTTCCCAGTACAACTGTGATTTAATTAGTTTATACAAAATTTGACGGTTTTTAGTTAACAACCAATCGCCTAAAATTGCCGGGGCGCTTAAATCCACCAAATCCCATGCGTTAATATATTTAGTATTTTTTAGATAAACTTTAACCACTCGTTCTTTTTGTGATTGATTACCAGTTTGGTAATGCTGCATCATAATCAATAATGCCGTAAATCTCTCTTCATGAAAGCGTGATTGCAATAAAAAAATAACCTGCGTTAAAGCAAGCTTTGCAAAGCTTTTTGCAATTTGACGCATCTTGGGTACGGTTATCCCCAAAAATATGTCGTCTTGAATATAGTCGTTTTTACCTGTTTTAAAAAATTTGCGAATTACTTCAGCTTTAGCAGGATCAGCTATAGCACGTAAAGCTTTTTGTAGATTAACTATATTGATTGTATCATTTGGCACATTTGGCATAAGTTGTTACTTACCTTCTAAATGTATTGATTGGGTCGGGAAGGCAAAACTACTACCTGACTTTTCTACAATTTGCATAAAATCTAATAAAATTTCTTGACGAATAAGGCGAAACTCATCCCAATCGTCTGTATTAAACCAAGCCATTGCCACCATAAAATTCCTAATGGACCTATTTGTAATAAATATGAGTGCAAATGTGAATTAAGCCAATTGGGTGCGGCTTCATATGCTTTTTCGATCATAATCAAAAACTAGTTGATATACTAGCCTGAACCCCGCTAGGAGTACCATCAGGTAAGACTACAGGTGCGGCTACTATATCTATTCCCCATAAAATCGCGCCAATTCCAAATAAACCAGCACTAATGTATAAGCAATTATTAGTATATTCAGTATATCTATCTGCGTCTCTATTTTTAGCAATCGCTTGTTTCTGTGTCGTGCTACCACTAATTTTATCTTTAGCGGCCTTCTTTTTAATATAGAATACCCCACCTGTAGCTAAAGCTACTAGTGAACCCGCGGCAAAAGCAACGCTAGTCCAACGCATCTTACTCCATGGCGGTGGCCCTTTTTCTTTAATTTTTATACTTCCTGCCGGTAGAGGTGTTAAAGCCAATGTTATTTCGTCAGCAGAGGGGGTAATGGTTGTGGTTTGCTCTGGTTTGACCAAAACCTCATGTTTCACTGCATCAATATGCACAATATGTCGTCCAGGAGATGCTTGAAAAGGGCCTCGACCTTTACCGACTAAAGTACCATCTATCTGAATATCAACATCAGAATTTTCGGTATTAATCTCGACAAATCCGGGGGTATCAATACCAAGAATGGCATAAATATTCTCGTTTATTACTTTTTGCGCAGTTTTTGTATCAGGCACTTCTACGCGAACTTTTCGTAAGGCTGATGCACCTTCACTAGGGAATGCAATAAACATCAAACTTGCACCCGAGCCTGATTCACGCACTTGCCCAACTAAAATTTCAGCAGCACCGATTTTCTTTCCCAAACCAGAAATACAATAAATGTCTTCTTTACAAGCCAATAATGCCGTCTGCGGAGAAGTGTTAAGTTCTTGTTGCAATGTATCACCGACAAGAATTTTTACCACTGCGACAGAAGATGCAATACTATTAATCGATTCGCTTATCGCACGAAATACGGCGTTATTTGGTGAACCCTCTTTTAATAGCGGAAAAATCGCCACTTTCGTAAGTGCTTGGTCGCTTTCTGTCGTATTTTCATTTTGGGCATTTGTGGGTGTTTCTTGGGCAAAAATCGTAGTGCTATTGCAAACAAAAACAATTGCCAGCAATACGAAAGCTCTGCACTCACATATCAATCGCTTAAGGCGTATTAATATAATGTCTCTCATTAACGCACCGTGATTGGCCCGATGGCCATCGTTTTAATTATTAACGTTTTACCCGAACTTGGTAATCGCCACTTAACTGCTACATCTGTAATACATTTTTTTAGGTTTGGCGAGCGTGCTATTGCTGCGCCACCTAATCGAATATTGCTTACTGCTCCATCTGGTAAAACCATCGCTACAAACTCTATCGAATAATCGCCAGCAGTAATATCTCCTCGCCTTTTAGCTTCAAGGAAGCAAGGTTTAAATTCACGGCCTCGTTTTTTTAAGATCGCAGTAATATCATTGACTGGTTTTGCTGCTGGCCCTAAATGCACAACATCACTGTCATTATCAAAAAGGTCTCCTAAACGTGTTGATTGCGTCGAAACATTATTAGCATCGTTAGTATTTGAAGAAGAATCGTCGGCTTTGCTCTTTGTGCTATTTGCTGCTGCTGTCATATTACGTCTTGCACCTTGACGACGAGCATATGTCCGCGGCTTAAAAACCGAACGTCTACTAGCTGCTCGCTGCGAAACTTCTGTAGCCACAGGATATTCTAAAGGTAAATCCAAGTGATCAAATGATTCGTCTGCTGCTATTGCGTCAAGACTATCATCTGATAATTCTTCATTTTCATCTTTATTAGCTAAGGCAGCAGAACCAGATATTTCTTTTCTTTTTTGGTTACCATGATCTGCTCTATTAACTTTGTTCGTATCTTTTTTAGCTGCAATAGCTGCATTATTAGACGATGCTTTTTTCAAAAACGCTTCAAAGAATTGAGGACGCCCTTGCGACCACCAATACCACGATAAAGCAAACGCTAATGCAAATGCCACACCTGCAACAAAAGCAAAAGTTGCCCTCATACGTCGTTTTAGTTGAGCTGGTGGTTGCCAAACTGCCGGAAGTAATGATGCAGGTAACTGCTTTGATAAAAGAGCTAGTTCATTAACATTAGATGTAGATGCTTTCGCTGGTGAATTTTGGGCAATTTCTGCAGCATTGGCTAAAATTTTCTGTCTTTCTTTTGCAAGATCGACACCTAGTTGTTCTAATAATTCTTCTTGTTGTGTTAATAACGATGCACGACTCTTAATAGTATCATTGTATGTACTATCTTCAATCGTAGCTGCGCCATGTTCTTCAAGCTGACGATTAGTAAGTTTGCTGCTTTCAAGCACTTCTTTTTCACGGGTGATAAGTCTGCGAACCAAAGCTTCAACATCTTTACGGCTCTGCTCAACCGCATTCGCCCGCTTTTCTAATTCTTTTGCTCGTTCATCAAGGCGACGATGACTTTGTTCAACATTATTAGAATTAATTTCAAGCTCGCTAGCTTTGCGTTTTAGATCTTGTTGTTGCTGATCTATAATACGCAAACGTTCTTCAATATCTATAGCGCGCTCATCAAGAGATGAGGCGCGTAATTGCAATTCTTTTTCTCTTTTTTTAAAGGATACTTCTTTATCGTCTAATTCGGATTTTCGCTTATAAATCTCAGTAGCATGGCCATCTAATTTAGCTGAACGTTTATATAGCTCGCTTTCTTTTTGAGCAATTTCATCGATACGTTTTTCTATTTCGGTAACTTTAAGATCAAGCTCTTGACCCTGTAATTCAACCGTTTGTAATTTTTCTGCAATCTCATTTTCACGTTTTTCTATTTCAGTTTCACGGTCATCTAAATAAAACTGTTGTTCATCAAGTTCTAACTTTAATGATTCAGTTTCAGTTCTAAGGTTTTCAAAATCAAGAACGCGTTTATCAAGATCAGCTGCACGTTGCTCAATTTCGCGACGATGCATTAAAACATCTTGCTGCGCAACAAAAAGTTCAGCCTCATGATTTTCAATCTCATCTAAACGAAATGACAAATCACGATGCTGTTCTTCATTTGAATTAACTTTATCCTGTATCTCATAATCTTTACGTTCAAGTTCTTTACGCTGAGAATCGAGTTCTGCTAATTTAGTAGAAAGATTAGATTCTTGCTCAATAACTTCTTGTCTTTTTCTATCAAGTTCAACTTGCTGGTTTTGAATTTCGGTCAGCTTAGCGTCGAGTTCTATCTCTTTTGCCTCAACTTCTTTGCGCCGGTTATCAAACTCAGCTTGCTTTTTATCAAATACTGCTTGCTTAGCGTCTACTTCTGCCCTTTTTGTATCTAAATCTGCAAGTTTTGTATCAATTTCTGCTAATTTAGTTTCAATTTCTTCCTGTTTGGCATCAGCCTGGGAATCTTGATTATTCATCTGCGACCGCATAGTTTCGAATTCCTTCAATCCGTCGTCTATGATTTGAAGCGCTGAACGCGGTTGCCTTTCAATATTATTATCTGAACCAGAAATATTATCAACTAAAGGTTCAGCAACTTCTGTTTCTAAATCTAACTGGTAACTATTATCTATAGGTGTATCTATTTCTTCTATCTCTTCTACTTTTTTGATTTCTTCTATTTCCTCAAAACGCGGTTGTTCAATTAAAACTTCGTGTTTTACCCGATGTTGTAATGTATCAAGTTCATTAAACTCTTTTGCTACCTGCAAATCTTGTTCTATTTCATCTTTTATACACGAACCTTGTGAATTAGTTTTCATTTGATCAATTGCTTCATTCAAAGAAGCTATATCTAAATTATACTCAGTATCATTTGATTTTGTTTCTGAATTCATCAGA is part of the Deltaproteobacteria bacterium genome and encodes:
- a CDS encoding GAF domain-containing protein, encoding MGVDATSAILAAIVSITVAIAVLVRRPQRILYQYFATFTLSLFFWHAAAIASRLSQSDLFNLKLIAALLLPPTAGLFFRELLREPRRSNSRLQRLIFFCSGLLALIGLSPLADEQQHLGIALIYRTFATTYVIGILAFILNGLYKRTKTARADEKKRLRFLFYGGLLTLVLACVGLFQGSDVLTALGHIAATFYVYFLYQSILARRLVDLVELLGKAAVLAVLTLVLASVYALLVLWVGTHQQGLWLFNTLVASFVILILFDQVRAWVEEGTAKLFFRQRYELRMLLRRLIRSLRIITELPEMRSLVLDTLHASGRASQLALYMQVEGDAAYMLYGHRGKIPPESLSMSQHPTLLSELRRDKKPVLIENLLSRQQDLPTFFTADDPSLQREIERTNEAIALMRQLRANAVIPMLIDDRILGLLCLGTEHISEAYSTDELTALLSVAEACAIIIENSQEYEKRRERDRLVAIGEMAAGMAHEIRNPLGAIKGAAQCLEPTGISVEAQDFISVIIEEVDRLNRVVSAFLEYARPYRGNPISANINEIINATIKLLNRDALPINANIDLKLAEDLPPVLIDPEQLKQVLINLIQNAIQATTTNGTVTISTLISLARVTNFKSGSLRFTDRSQVLIRVRDNGPGIKPDDLPRVFVPFFTTKSSGTGLGLAICQRIIENGGGRIEVHSTLGKGATFTIRLPAANSNLS
- a CDS encoding tetratricopeptide repeat protein; the protein is MLVTCPNCRKTLFTSLSSAAGENDYTICDSCNQKFSIDANGNVHNIGSPEAATLNSNSTSKPAEPAIRIKHHNANDEAPSIGQVTLANNTLATAKAEPAAVWVPPVVASMRNNNSDALAIATASKRKRQQSQLAAAAKLRMQNQTENTEIILRQKHYGRWIFLGLILLVISTALYLYFTSRFGAFIPINKITVTELVRKPRPETTLSQSILDLDLEPVPVALPEREKQRLKHERRAKREKTEHHEIAKVISKAATPKTPHEEITKAKTTSRGVLEHFAAANKTAVLANAKTKENGKSKTSKLQADSKNFEKPSNSLATNNTSIASNTTTSATKPAATTNTTSAKPELRVAKVKNINPVADQHYTLARKYLFKQQTEAAIKELKKAIAAAPDEARSYWLLGMAYNISGDEKKAVAAFERFVKLDPGHKDAPKARATISEYRKNH
- a CDS encoding DUF4931 domain-containing protein, with protein sequence MDDEKPQLRYNLITGDWVIIAPKRGKRDNLEMQIPTVTMGSKYEESCPFCLGNDAATPTETIRISNNKSWSVRAVKNLFPALAAEGDLHRNGCSYERSMPGIGQHEVIIESPYHNDMVASLPVEHVRDILGVYLDRMRAFYADPRISHVIAFKNHGQTAGSTIDHPHSQIVGTPVIPGQVRVRIEEALRQYGQLGECMYCHCVRQELASGTRIIEATSDFVVLIPYAALSPYHIWIIPHRHSAYFGDISVAETTSLASILRRTLRRLNIALGNPHYNYVIRSLSPLEANVKYGHWYISIVVRLTRLAGFELGTGMFINPALPEESAARLRNVQID
- a CDS encoding fibronectin type III domain-containing protein; protein product: MSLRHVGLRFIPSIFLLIIISSISYNVYAENTRFYDLEGFGHFLDGNPQSTTVTEDGAVALPPPTKELYSDVEAVYSAAAVFGDEIIVALADDAQVLAINKAGKSRKLFKATETMVSALLSTDEGLFVATGSPARIYKITKDGKSELYYKSDATYIWSLVKGPGGALYAATGEPGTVERIIKRNKGEVIFKPEQSHLRALAYDSRLGLFVGGGERGVVYRAEKGSDIFRALYDTGHPEVTSILIYDDYAFAAGVTGAQELADSHADLASGKNNKGKSANVRSQLVRIAMDGAVETLAGSSDEAIFALAINDKKQILVATGATGREEPRGRIYSVDHKKRVIAMLYQSPSRRITHLASTKSGAIAAIAAAGGRITELANGYAPKGEFYTLAFDAGVNSSFGIVQVFGEWPRGTKISIAARSGQTSETDNSWSDWSSEIAAPFNVVPTIPKGRFVQLRLTLNSTSKFTPTVHRVRLAYLRQNLAPFVREVIALDKGIAFYSLPQEAPKSKTVSLMDKHTNDKRDDPENSATPIRARQIEEPGIITIRWSAEDPNGDELRYTIQYRRDGYGIWRTLKKDLDVPFYSLHSSQLPDGHYQFRVEATDALSNPPGSERLDTRDSRDVLIDNTPPQVEPLIAQVKRRKVTIKGGFADTVSPIAAAVFSLDAKDSKPLQVDDGILDGLRESFTLSLGELPKGIHTLTVRVNDEAQNEGVAQTVFVVP